A window of Schistocerca serialis cubense isolate TAMUIC-IGC-003099 chromosome 1, iqSchSeri2.2, whole genome shotgun sequence genomic DNA:
GGCTGTTCCACGAGCTTCTGTTGACCCATCCGCAGTGTCTCGATACGAGACATTTCGAGAAAGGTGGCAATTACCACCAAAAACTCTACGTGTGAAGTTTCAAGAATCAACATTGAGTGAAGAATGTAGGAATATCCTACAGCCCCTACACATAACAAGATTAAAACAATTAAAGCGCGTATAGAGGCATTTACGCAGCTGTTCAACTCGTGCAATATTCGTAAAcgtaaacactgaggtgacaaaaactgTGGGAGAGCGATAAGCACGTATGCGGATGGTGATGGTATCGCATACAAAAAGGtagaaaatggcagtgcattggcggagctgtcatttgttctcaggtcatTCATATGAAAAAGTTTCCGGCGTAACGAGACTGTTTCGCGAAGcctcctccgcagcaagcacaggaatatttgttttttaaatacgagggtaatcccaaaagtaaggtctcctattttttataagtacatagacctgtttatttctacaatggtttacatcagtttacagcttgaacactatttttcgacataatcgccatttctgtcgatgcacttttgtagacgctgtggcagtttttgtatgcccatgtcataccagctcaccgccatgctgttcagaaagttatgaacctcttctttcacctcgtcgtcggagctgaatcgctttcgggccaaatgttcttttaacctagaaaACTGGGTGcctagtcaggactatagggtgggtgggtgattatgttccactgaaactgttgcaggagagcaacggtttgccgagcgatgtgtgggcgagcattatcaagGAGAATGTGtaagcccttgctcaacattcctcttctccggtttcgacttgcccgtttgagtttttacaGAGTCACACAGTACCTGtcaacgttaattgtggtcccagcgattcagctccgacgacgaggtgaaaggagaggttcataactttctgaacagcatggcggcgagctggtatgacatggacatacaaaacccgccacagtgtctacaaaaatgcatcgacagaaatggtgattatgtcgaaaaatagctaaatgttcaagctgtaaactgatgtaaaccattgtagaaataaacaggtctatgtacttaaaaaaaaataagagaccttacttttgggattaccctcgtacaaaacGCCTCCTGttactgcactgtattttattctcccagatgcgtttcgccttttttccttttaaggcatcatcagtgggatctataatgatacagttatgatacaattttgttttgatatgtattattcgtagattataaTACAGTCCACATCTCGctttttgcagctattcatggacttcgtgaccccaaacaaagatggaagttttgtggatgacagtgtaccatgtcaccgggccacaattgttcgcgattggtttgaaaaaaattctggacaactcgagcgaatgatttgagcactcagatcgcccgatatgtatcccatcgaacatttatggaacataatcgagaggtcagttcgtgcacaatctCCTGTGCTCGCAAGACTTTCGCAGTTATCGActactatagaggcagtatggctcagtatttctgcaggggactaccaataacttgttgagtccatgccacgtcgagctgcgtgcactttacagtgatttgcagactttggatgtagatgtacagggcACGGTATAAATGAATATTGACATAACCAGCTTAAGGTAGACTTTGTACCATGGGGTCAACAAATCGTTGCTAGAGGTGAAACAAGCGGTAAATGGAAACAAATCCTTGCGCCAAGGCAtaatttaacttcaaatatttagaaaataatcTAGTAGGCCTACTTATCGACTGACCCGCCGAGACCGATAAAACCTACAAGCTAAACACACTTAAAGGTGAAAGGTGAAGGgtgcagaaaggaaaggaaatagaaGCTACTAATGATATCAGTTGCATCAGTACTttttgcggaatcagcggcgacgagtgaaaatgtgtgccagtctGGGACCGgctgactcacattcccacctagtgccatCTATCCACAGTTCCGTCCTCCATgctcaccaattttagattcctgctgAAGGTCAAATCTAGATGTGCATCTGCAGTGAAGGTTGTAGGTTCCTTGCCCATCGAGACGAATCGATTACATGaatttgtggtgtctgttctttcaggctcATTTGAACAGGCAACAGCCTAGTACGTAGGAGATCCCAAGTTTGTGTCCAGATCAGGGACATATTTTCTCTCATCGGCACTGATTCTGCAAAAAGTCCTCTTGCAGCTGATATCATCACTTTTTCCCCCTCCACCTCCAGTTTACGTAATATGTGTCACACCTCCAAATTTcgcgtggtgtgtgttctttcagacatatccaaaAGATCAGACACCACACATACGTATAAACGATACACCACAGTGGGCAAtcaatccacaaccttcagtgtggatgcactcttACTTTCAGGAATCTAAAAATTAGAAAGCATGTTGGACATGGACAGGGAccgtggataggtggcgctagagAGGAATGTGAGTCGGACGGAAGTCTGCCGAGATATCCATGCATTTGCAATAAACGCTGTATCCATGTGGTGCAGTGGTTGACGCAGCAGcttagtaagcaagagatcccgggttcgagtcccggtttggcAAACGTTTTCACTCGTAGCCGCTGAGTTCCCTAAAAGACCCGATGAGACTGATATttttagttcctttcctttctctcccctccaaCTCCAGTTTACGTAGTATGTATCACGGCTGCGGATTTTGCGTGATATTTgtccttccggacatgtccgaaagaacagaccccacgcattcatataacttatATAACCATTTGTTAGTGAGGAATTTATTATTACTATCCATAAAACGTACGTAAGTCGCGTGAATGAAGTTGACAGGTTTTCACTGAAGAGGGGAAAGGGCACCAATAACTTCAAAAATTGCAGTGTAAGTTCCACTTCAAGATAAAACGAGCTGCTGATATATTTCGTCTGCTGGAATTGATActgccatatgttgttgttgttgtggtcttcagtcctgagactggtttgatgcagctctccatgctactctatcctgtgcaagctttttcatctcccagtacctactgcaacctacatccttctgaatctgcttagtgtattcatctcttggtctccccctacgatttttaccctccacgctgccctccaatgctaaatttgtgatcccttgatgcctcaggacatgtcctaccaaccgatcccttcttctagtcaagttgtgccacaaacttctccccaatcctattcagtacctcctcattagttacgtgatctacccaccttatcttcagcattcttctgtagcaccacatttcgaaagcttctattctcttcttgtccaaactatttatcgtccatgtttcacttccatacgtggctacactccatacaaatactttcagaaatgacttcctgacacttaaatctatactcgatgttaacaaatttctcttcttcagaaacgatttccttgccattgccagcctacattttatgtcctctctacttcgaccatcatcagttattttgctccccaaatagcaaaactcctttactactttaagtgtctcatttcctaatctaattccctcagcatcacccgacttaattagactacattccattatccttgttttacgtttgttgatgttcatcttatatcctcctttcaagacactgtccattccattcaactgctcttccaagtcgtttgctgtctctgacagaattacaatgtcatcggcgaacctcaaagtttttatttcttctccatgaattttaatacctactccgaatttttcttttgtttcctttactgcttgctcaatatacagattgaacaacatcggggagaggctacaaccctgtcttactcccttcccaaccaatgcttccctttcatctccctcgactcttataactgccatctggtttctgtacaaattgtaaatagcctttcgctccctgtattttacccctgccacctttagaatttgaaagagagtattccagtcaacattgtcaaaagctttctctaagtctacaaatgctagaaacgtaggtttgcctttccttaatctttcttctaagataagtcgtaaggtcagtattgcctcacgtgttccagtttttctacggaatccaaactgatcttccccgaggttggcttctactagtttttccattcgtctgtaaagaattcgtgttagtattttgcagctgtgacttattaaactgatagttcgataattttcacatctgtcaacacctgctttctttgggattggaattattatattcttcttgaagtctgagggtatttcgcctgtttcatacatcttgctcaccagatggtagagttttgtcaggactggctctcccacggccgtcagtagttccaatggaatattgtctactccgggggccttgtttcgacacaggtctttcagtgctctgtcaaactcttcacgcagtatcgtatctcccatttcatcttcatctacatcctcttccatttccataatattgtcctcaagtacatcgcccttgtatagaccctctatatactccttccacctttctgctttcccttctttgcttagaactgggtttccatctgagctcttgatattcatacaagtcgttctcttatctccaaaggtctctttaattttcctgtaggcggtatctatcttacccctagtgagataggcctctacatccttacatttgtcctctagccatacctgcttagccattttgcacttcctgtcgatctcgtttttgagacgtttgtattcctttttgcctgtttcacttactgcatttttatattttcttctttcatcaattaaattcaatatttcttctgttacccaaggatttctactagccctcgtctttttacctacttgatcctctgctgccttcactacttcatccctcaaagctatccattcttcttctactgtatttatttcccccattcctgtcaattgctcccttatgctctccctgaatctctgtacaacctctggttcttttagtttatccaggtcccatctccttaaattcccacgtttttgcagtttcttcagttttaatctacaggtcataaccaatagattgtggtcagagtccacatctgcccctggaaatgtcttacaatttaaaacctggttcctaaatctctgtcttaccattatataatctatctgatacctttcagtatctccagggttcttccatgtatacaaccttctttcatgattcttaaaccaagtgttagttatgattatgttgtgctctgtgcaaaattctaccaggcggcttcctctttcatttctgtcccccaatccatattcacctactatgtttccttctctcccttttcctacactcgaattccagtcacccatgactattaaattttcgtctcccttcacaatctgaataatttcttttatttcatcatacatttcttcaatttcttcgtcatctgcagagctagttggcatataaacttgtactactgtagtaggtgtgggcttcgtacctatcttggccacaataatgcgttcactatgctgtttgtagtagcttacccgcattcctattttcctattcattattaaacctactcctgcattacccctatttgattttgtgtttataaccctgtagtcacctgaccagaagtcttgttcctcctgccaccgaacttcactaattcccactatatctaacttcaacctatccatttccctttttaaattttctaacctacctgcccgattaagggatctgacattccacgctccgatccgtagaacgccagttttctttctcctgataatgacatcctcttgagtagtccccgcccggagatccgaatgggggactattttacctccggaatattttacccaagaggacgccatcatcatgtaatcatacagtaaagctgcatgccctcgggaaaaattacggctgtagtttccccttgctttcagccgttcgcagtaccagcacagcaaggccgttttggttattgttacaaggccagatcagtcaatcatccagactgttgcccttgcaactactgaaaaggctgctgcccctcttcaggaaccacacgtttgtctggcctctcaacagatacccctccgttgtggttgcacctacggtacggctatctgtatcgctgaggcacgcaagcctccccaccaacggcaaggtccattgttcactGCCATATAAGACCGCGAAACCCGGACCGCTGAGACATCTATCGGTGCCATCGGTAGTCCACGGTCCACAGCCTGTCACTGACGAAGTGCTACTTTCGCGAATTAACGATATGTTACGTTTTTGGATTAGAAACTTCCTCTAGCTTCAATTGCATTAAATATGCAGTGAAGAGTCTGAGTCACCTTGCGGATAACAATGTATTAACCTTAGCCGCACATTGCAGAATATAGAATACAGGACAGTGCACCGAACCTACAATAAAATTATCGCAGTTGACATGTGCCCTGTCTTTCTCTACGAATTCTTTTGTTTAtcttccctataacttagaaaaaTCAGAAATCGTTCTTCTACCTAAATATGTATCTTCTGCGCCAGTAGGCGAAATATGATTCCTTGTCTTGGTCTCTACGCAAACTGACCAGCGGCTACTAGACGGTATTTTCCACAAGGGCGCATTTAAATTCAAATTTTGTGACTCACAATTTCCCAGGAATGTTCCTGTGCTGTCCGCTACCAGTGAGCTTAACACATTTAATTGAGCCCTGTGACCGCTGCTAGTAATTCGATCCACAATGATATACCTTCTTATCGATATAACGCAAATCTTCGATAGTTGGACCGACGCATTAATCGACATAGCGAACTACGGTGCACATGGTGGTGAAATGTATTAAAGTGACAACATAGTGCTGTAAACATTGTGATTTGTATGAATAACGTAAAATTATTCCAGAAGTAATCAAAACAAACATCGGAAATGGCAACTATTCTAGAAAAGATTGCAGCGATAGAAGCTGAGGTAAATTCATCGAAATTGAAAGGGGATAACGTGTCTTTGAATTTAtgttaagagagaaaaaaatgtttttgacgTATTGTTCACCTACATAGATTAACAGAGACATTCCcaataaattttcattttgtaaagttAAATAGAAAGCTAGCATTTTCATAGGATATAGGGACTATATATTAAATGCACACCAAAATTTATAGTCGTTTAATTAAGATTTGGATTTATGAGGTATACATTGAAAATGTGATGAATACCAGTGCAAATGTGTTATTCGTGTAGATGGCCAGGACGCAGAAAAATAAAGCTACTGCTGGACATCTTGGCTTGCTAAAAGCTCGGTTAGCAAAACTTCGTCGAGAGTTGATTACACCCAAGGGTGGAGGTGGTGGCCCAGGTGAAGGTTTCGATGTAGCGAAAACAGGAGATGCCAGAATAGGATTTGTCGGTAAGTATAATTTATTGTGGATGTCACATGTTTACTGCAGTGGTGTTAGCATTCACCCATTATATATGTTTCTTGCTGTTAATTATTCTAGGGTTTCCATCTGTTGGAAAATCTACATTGCTGAGCAATCTCGCCGGAGTCTACTCAGAAGTAGCTGCTTATGAATTTACAACTCTTACCACAGTACCAGGATGCATAAAATATAAGGGAGCTAAAATACAGGTACACATGAAACATAATAATTACCAGGATTTTACTTGTTACTTTTTGCCCCCTTTGCATACTAGTTTCCTCATGTTCCTACATCAACACTTGACACAAAGCTTTGGGAAAGAGAGAGATGGGCTGATTAGTTATGCATACTATATGTAACATATCCAGAGTTTTTATTATGATATAGGCCTCTTACATTACATTGCATTAATACTTGCTCCATAgatatgaatatgacatttcatagtgctgtggaatgtgtcaGCTTAACCTAATttttcattacacattttttttctacatttactatTTAATATCTAAAAATTCTTCtattgagtaggagttgtcatttagaaattcttttaatttgtttttaaatgttgattggatgtctgtcagacttttaatgctatttgacaAGTGGCCAAAGGTTTTTGTGGCACATAATTCACCCCATTCTGTGTCAAAGTCAGATTATAGAACGTGTAAATTTATTTAGAAGCTTAATCATGGTATGGTCACATACTGACCAGTCACATTTATTCATTGCTGACTTGTCCATTAAACACAGCTGAGTTGCAAAGTATTAACTAAAATATTAGAGCAGTTATGAGAGGAACACATTAGATTTATGCAATGGGTTGTTTGGTGTAGTGCAGTTTTTATCATTTTGTAGCTCTGTACTTACATTCTGAGGTACAGCTAATCCAAGCAGCTGCACTATTTCAAACTGTCCTTGagtatttgattttgattgatgttcATTACTCATCTGCTTGCCCGTGTCTACAATTCTTCACTGGCCATAAATATTTAGACAGGCCTGACATAACGTGTTTGTTAGACACATTTGTGTAGTATTACATGAATATCCTAaagtttttgtacctatgtttatttAATGAATAGATTAGCCAACTTATAGTCCAATAAACAGTTATTTTGTGGTAGATATGTTAAAGACTGTAGATTTGTTAGATCATTGTCAGATGATAAAATCTTTGAATTAaagtatttgattttcaagcagatTATGAACTTTTGTAGAAAACTACCTCTTTCATAGTTCATGAAAAAATGTGTTATCTCTCATAAATGGCATACAGATGCCGAGAAACTGTAAATTGCGAGAGCATTGCTGTACAGTTACTATTCAAAAGAAGTTTCACAAACATGAAGAAAAGTAGGCCATATTCCATTAACATTATTTATCCCAGATAGAAGTTAGCTGTTTTAGAATAATGGAAAATGAGTGTGTAATATTAATCATGTCGCAACTTTTCCCTTAGCTACTGGATTTGCCAGGAATTATTGAAGGAGCCAAAGATGGAAAAGGACGAGGTCGTCAGGTTATTGCTGTGGCTCGAACCTGCAGCCTCATATTTATTGTTCTGGATGTCCTTAAACCATTGCAACACAAAAAACTAATAGAGCATGAATTAGAAGGCTTTGGCTTGCGTTTAAATAAGTCTCCACCCAATATTGTGTTTCGTAAAAAGGATAAAGGTGGTGTAAATCTTCAGTGTATGGTAAGTGCTCTCGCATGTATAAATTAATTCTCTTAGTTGCGTAATGACACTTTATTTTTTTTACTACTGTGTTACTTATTATGTACATACAATAtcactttattttaatgatttattGCTGACCAGAGGCATATTTcattacttgttttgtaaataaaaccgcctttttctgctgacacttaatttatttttcccaggcaCATTTTTCTTGCTCTAAGGTATCATCAATCATCAGTAGGATCTATAACGAAagaattttgttatttttagattatcaaacagttcatgcTGCAATTTTTTATGGAAAAAAGgtaatttcttaagatttgctgagttgcctctcatctggtctggatgtcgcactaccactttattacgtAAATATAAGCACAATTTTGAGTTCTGacctttttcacactgttcaccgtATTTTTCCGTTTCTTTTGTGGTGTACTATTTTTGTTTTGCCATCCGATAAAACTATTTCTTCGGACACTGCTTTtaacaatgtaaatattgtaacttGATTACTTGTTTCCTCATCTTTGGTGTGCTTACCTAGTTGTTGCCAACCTAACAAAGTATATATTCAAAACCAAccttctattcatgatgtttatatcGTGTGTGtttatgagaggggggggggggggggggagcggagggaTGTTAGCGTTAGCGAGAGGTTGGAAGCTTTGGTGACAGCTGAGTTGACTTTTTTGACTTTGTTTCAATGTTCTGTGAAGGGGTTCATGgaaagtgagtgtaaagatgttggtgGCATTATAATTATATTGGATGTTATTATTATAATCCTCTCTGGGAGCGTTATTCAATTATTTTAcctattagtgtaaacaatgaattgtttggaacgtgtacttgatcattcaacaggattttccttcCTGCTTTGGTTTTctatatgtggtaattttcttgcagggttaggaggtgttttttattgttgattctaattatttttcaTGTCTTCTCTTGTGGTTCATTTGTGGTCATGTTCTctgaggtgttctgcaaatgtggtgtggtttgggaaatacggaagcgtctgaTACTGCCCGTCCGCTtttacccatgacgtcacaaatatggcggaaacgaccataaaccacgattccaatatggcgcatataaagttgttacgtacacattatgaggacgaaaatacatcgtaaaacaaacacacacacgttccacaaaaagcctaatgacactaatgggacgAGCACAGGAAAtatggggtttttgggtggggacaaactaaatataaacaaatatatctaaaaacaaagatgatgtgacttaccaaatgaaagcactggcagcttgatagacacacaaacatacacacaaaattcaagctttcgcaaccgacggttgcttcatcaggttgcttctttcctgatgaagcaaccattggttgccaaagcttgaattttgtgtgtatgtttgtgtttgtttgtgtgtctatcaacctgccagcactttcgtttggtaggtcacatcatctttgtttttagatatatttttcccacgtggaatgtttccctctgttatataaatataaacaaatttagacacccacccccatacaaaaccacgaaaaaaactgacatcacaaaactccctaaataccactaaacacaatatcatctggaatcagacacttcccttgacctatatagctcaacagcagctcctgatcccataaattgggatcgaacacttcccttgacctatatagcttaaAAACATCCAATACcgacattcacagccacacattaggagcgaacacttcccttgacctgttatccttacgacatctccacatacagccgtccctggtccgagatgccggaactttaagtaagcctcatttcttcaagacatactgaacacttcatgacttcatccaaaaatccgaatagttgaagaaattttattagagacaacgcactgtcccccatcatagccagcaaccgaaaactgttgaccctgtcagttataaagacataaaaaaagcaatttaccaaaattcacatgcGACGCCACattcgcaaactaaaccaaaaacatcacctaacacaccaccagagagcaccaccgatcacatcaaaacgacacctacaaacacgccactctcacaaactaaattccgcgccgtcgtgacgtcacacaccacaacaaccttacgtcacgggtcaaagctgacAGGTGGGATCGGACACTTCGATCGACCcatggtttgtcccatatttccaggctctcatgtgttctttgtatctgacatcaaatgttctacctgtttgcCCCATAAGTGTTACACTGcagttgatatatacctgctttctgctatttgtctcttttttttgtcagttttggggtgtagttttgtatagaattgtctgttgtgaatgctatgtttattccctttcttttgaaaatgttggtaatTTTATGTGATAGTTTGTATTTGTATGTCATTGCTACTAtattgtgttttctttcatctttttctgattatcctgtgtagttgttgtgggactgggtgtttgtgtttggttctgttgtgttgttgtctgtggtttggtgctttctgattttatttcccttttattttgttgtttagctttgtgactatgtTACTATAGTAACCATTGTCTTGTGCTGTTTGCAATATTATGTCCAGTTCTTTGTGGTAGTTTTCGTTGGTGGGTGGCTCTATGTTGAGTTTATGGAGCATGTGTCAAAGTGCTGCTTGCTATTGTGGGTGTGGGTAAttcgaggattggggaatgatagTATCCATTAAAAAAGGAAACCCGTACTCACTCTtcaactcactctctctctcataaCCTCACACGATATAGACATCATGAATAGAAGTTGGTTTTGAACGTATGTTTTGTTATGTTAGCAACaagtaggtaaacataccaaagaggaGGAGACACGTAATGGAGTTACAATATTTATGTTGGTGAAAGCACAGTTTCCGAAGAAATAGTTATACTGAGTGGCAAAACAGTAATAGTAGACCACAAAAGAGGAGAAACATGGTGATCAGTGTGAGAAAGGTCGGAACTCAAAATTGTGCTTCTGTGttggtaataaagtggtagtgcgacctccagaccatatgagaggaaacacagatcaCAGCAAATCAAAATcaattacttttttacttaaaaattatgACATGAACTGTTTGATAATAACAAAATTGTATTGTTATGGATTCCACTGATGacgccttagagcaagaaaaaggtgaaatgcgtctgggaaaaataaattaagtggcagcaggaaaaggcggtttcattcacaaaacaagtatttctgtgcttgctgcggaataTGGCCATGCAACAAACTTTTTATATTTGGAATCTTTCAAAATTATTTGAACATAAACTTAGGGGTGCAAGACACACTAACAATTAATAAGCAACTAAGCACTAACTGTTAATAAGCAACTAAGCCAAGAAACGTTGTCAATGCCGAATGAAAAATCTGCTGGTCATAGTACAACTTTGTTTACATGTTGATGCTGTATTGCTTTTTGTAGCATTTAACTTAGAGATGATAAAGATCAGCACAATAACTTCTGAGCACCAGAAGTGGTAAATATTTTGTAATTCTTCtagtatataacagaaaaaaatacgataatccgtGTATCACTCACACATAATGTGAATTAATGGAGAGTGTCAATTGT
This region includes:
- the LOC126480981 gene encoding GTP-binding protein 128up, giving the protein MATILEKIAAIEAEMARTQKNKATAGHLGLLKARLAKLRRELITPKGGGGGPGEGFDVAKTGDARIGFVGFPSVGKSTLLSNLAGVYSEVAAYEFTTLTTVPGCIKYKGAKIQLLDLPGIIEGAKDGKGRGRQVIAVARTCSLIFIVLDVLKPLQHKKLIEHELEGFGLRLNKSPPNIVFRKKDKGGVNLQCMVPQSELDSDTVKTILSEYRIHNADITLRYDATSDDLIDVIEGNRIYIPCIYLLNKIDQISIEELDIIYKIPHCVPISAHHRWNFDDLLEKMWEYLKLVRIYTKPKGQLPDYESPVVLHSDRRSVEDFCNKLHRSIAKEFKYALVWGSSVKHQPQKVGKDHMLMDEDVVQIVKKV